One Kineosporia sp. NBRC 101731 genomic region harbors:
- a CDS encoding serine hydrolase domain-containing protein — protein sequence MLAGIDDWEHLWGVPNTSAAVIRADGTVVETRGDQDHEFALASVTKLLTAYAVLVALEEEALALSDAAGPEGATVEHLLAHTAGYGFDSGSAAVTRPGARRIYSNQGIEVLARHLTQVTGIDFGTYLTEAVLTPLGMTATSLPGSPAAGGRSTAADLAKFAAELLNPRLIDRQTLDEAVRVHFPGLSGILPGLGRFDPLDWGLGFERNFARPGHWAGTRISQHAFGHFGAGGTFLWADPDHGLACVCLSDQDFGDWSKQAWPPLTDAVIDGPG from the coding sequence ATGCTCGCCGGTATCGACGACTGGGAACACCTCTGGGGAGTGCCCAACACGTCGGCCGCCGTGATCAGGGCCGACGGCACCGTGGTGGAGACCCGGGGCGACCAGGACCACGAGTTCGCCCTGGCCTCGGTGACCAAGCTGCTGACGGCCTACGCCGTGCTGGTGGCGCTGGAGGAAGAGGCTCTCGCGCTCTCCGACGCGGCGGGTCCGGAGGGGGCGACGGTCGAGCACCTGCTGGCGCACACGGCCGGCTACGGGTTCGACTCCGGCTCGGCCGCGGTGACCCGGCCGGGAGCCCGGCGGATCTACTCCAACCAGGGCATCGAGGTGCTCGCCCGGCACCTCACCCAGGTCACGGGCATCGACTTCGGCACCTACCTGACCGAGGCCGTACTGACGCCGCTGGGCATGACCGCCACCTCGCTGCCGGGGTCACCCGCGGCGGGCGGCCGGAGCACGGCGGCCGACCTGGCGAAGTTCGCCGCCGAGTTGCTGAATCCCCGGCTGATCGACCGGCAGACCCTGGACGAGGCCGTGCGGGTGCACTTCCCGGGGCTGTCCGGGATCCTTCCCGGTCTGGGCCGGTTCGACCCGCTGGACTGGGGTCTGGGTTTCGAGCGGAACTTCGCCCGGCCGGGCCACTGGGCCGGTACCCGGATCTCGCAGCACGCGTTCGGCCATTTCGGGGCGGGTGGAACCTTTCTGTGGGCCGACCCCGACCACGGCCTGGCCTGCGTCTGCCTGTCGGACCAGGACTTCGGCGACTGGTCCAAGCAGGCCTGGCCGCCGCTCACGGACGCGGTGATCGACGGGCCGGGGTAA
- a CDS encoding DNA polymerase III subunit gamma and tau, with protein MTTALYRRYRPESFAQVIGQEQVTGPLSVALTKNRVNHAYLFSGPRGCGKTTSARILARCLNCEQGPTPTPCGTCPSCVDLARGGPGSLDVVEIDAASHGGVDDARDLRERAAFAPVRDRYKVFIIDEAHMVSPQGFNALLKIVEEPPEHIRFIFATTEPEKVIGTIRSRTHHYPFRLVPPERLVQYLAELCEQEGVPAGKGVLPLVVRAGGGSVRDTLSVLDQLMGGAGEDGLTYATAIGLLGYTDSTLLDDVADALAAGDGATVFRVIDRVIESGHDPRRFVEDLLERLRDLLVVAAVKDGGHAVFRGMPDDQLERMRSQAGRFGSSELSRAADVTNAALTEMTGATSPRLQLELLCARLLLPAADDEQRGLGARLDRLEKRIGSGAVVAAAPGAPQNGVSAPAYAESPGPQSRSSGLAAVRAAIGKGGTDTAPENGPGVAPGGAQAIPERGTTNASTAAVTAAPAVPVASSESIARNPVGTSNPAVPPHRTGVPESATAPQTPPAAPAARPQPVQQQPVQQPAQASPPTQASPTAQPSPGGAGDLEAVRRNWTEVLNAVASIKRTTWSLVSQYAQVLDYDGKRLLLGFDSAGRAQSFGRGPHPNFVRQALIEVLGLDCIVEAAVTSEFQAAGGRPAGGPSGSSGQSGPSGQPGPGGQPGPGGPIMSARSAPPAEVTPHSAPQPRPAPPPETQSSQGSQGPRNGWTERPAPNPPPSARPSPPPASAWTEVSQNQQPPAGLASPAAPESSGGVGLATRETTREVTQEAPVRSVGAAAARAVAAAAAARAAEGQTGPNPVAKLQDKRGQTAAPDDEHAMPTPAASPYDDIPPDLNEPMREDEAPPDSSWSPSRGGRPQNRPAPAPQPADPAPGTVNAAARERKNVVDLDEDMGGDMGGEDLDNPPLVGVQAIEKLLGGRVIEERDL; from the coding sequence GTGACGACCGCTCTCTACCGCCGCTACCGGCCCGAGTCCTTCGCCCAGGTGATCGGTCAGGAGCAGGTCACCGGGCCGCTCTCGGTCGCCCTGACGAAGAACCGGGTCAACCACGCCTACCTGTTCTCCGGCCCGCGTGGGTGCGGCAAGACCACCAGCGCGCGCATCCTGGCGCGCTGCCTGAACTGTGAGCAGGGTCCCACCCCTACGCCCTGCGGCACCTGCCCGTCCTGTGTCGACCTGGCCCGCGGCGGGCCCGGCAGCCTGGACGTGGTGGAGATCGACGCGGCCAGTCACGGTGGTGTCGACGACGCCCGTGACCTGCGTGAGCGCGCGGCTTTCGCGCCGGTCCGCGACCGCTACAAGGTGTTCATCATCGACGAGGCGCACATGGTGTCGCCGCAGGGCTTCAACGCCCTGCTGAAGATCGTCGAGGAACCGCCGGAGCACATCCGGTTCATCTTCGCGACGACCGAGCCGGAGAAGGTCATCGGCACCATCCGGTCGCGCACACACCACTACCCGTTCCGCCTGGTCCCGCCGGAGCGGCTGGTGCAGTACCTGGCCGAGCTCTGCGAGCAGGAGGGGGTGCCGGCCGGCAAGGGCGTGCTGCCCCTGGTGGTGCGCGCCGGTGGCGGCTCGGTGCGGGACACGTTGTCCGTGCTGGACCAGCTGATGGGCGGCGCGGGGGAGGACGGCCTCACCTATGCCACCGCGATCGGCCTGCTCGGCTACACCGACTCCACCCTGCTCGACGACGTGGCCGACGCCCTGGCCGCGGGTGACGGAGCCACGGTCTTCCGGGTGATCGACCGGGTGATCGAGTCGGGGCACGACCCCCGGCGGTTCGTCGAGGACCTGCTCGAGCGGTTGCGTGATCTGCTGGTGGTCGCGGCGGTCAAGGACGGTGGGCACGCGGTCTTCCGGGGCATGCCGGACGACCAGCTGGAACGGATGCGCAGTCAGGCAGGCCGGTTCGGTTCCTCCGAGCTGTCCCGGGCCGCCGACGTGACCAATGCCGCGCTCACCGAGATGACCGGTGCCACCTCGCCCCGCCTGCAGCTGGAGCTGCTGTGCGCCCGGTTACTGCTGCCCGCGGCCGACGACGAGCAGCGCGGTCTCGGCGCCCGTCTCGACCGCCTGGAGAAGCGCATCGGTTCCGGGGCCGTAGTGGCCGCGGCCCCGGGGGCACCCCAGAACGGGGTGTCGGCCCCGGCGTACGCCGAGTCGCCCGGCCCTCAGTCCCGCTCCTCCGGCCTCGCCGCCGTTCGCGCGGCGATCGGCAAGGGGGGAACTGACACTGCACCCGAGAACGGTCCGGGCGTGGCGCCCGGGGGTGCCCAGGCCATCCCGGAACGGGGGACGACGAACGCCTCCACCGCAGCTGTGACCGCAGCACCGGCCGTCCCGGTCGCCTCGTCCGAGTCGATCGCCCGGAACCCGGTGGGAACGTCGAACCCGGCAGTCCCACCGCACCGGACGGGCGTCCCGGAGTCGGCCACCGCGCCGCAGACCCCACCGGCAGCACCGGCAGCACGGCCGCAGCCTGTCCAGCAACAGCCTGTCCAGCAGCCGGCCCAGGCCTCCCCGCCGACCCAGGCCTCTCCGACCGCCCAGCCTTCACCGGGCGGCGCCGGCGACCTCGAGGCAGTGCGGCGCAACTGGACCGAGGTGCTCAACGCGGTCGCCTCGATCAAGCGCACCACCTGGAGCCTGGTCTCGCAGTACGCCCAGGTGCTCGACTACGACGGTAAGAGGCTGCTGCTGGGCTTCGACTCGGCCGGTCGCGCCCAGTCGTTCGGCCGCGGCCCGCACCCCAACTTCGTGCGCCAGGCCCTGATCGAGGTGCTCGGCCTGGACTGCATCGTCGAGGCGGCCGTGACCTCGGAGTTCCAGGCGGCCGGCGGCCGGCCCGCCGGAGGACCGTCAGGGTCGTCCGGGCAGTCGGGACCGTCCGGGCAGCCGGGTCCGGGCGGACAGCCGGGACCAGGCGGACCGATCATGTCCGCCCGTTCGGCCCCGCCGGCCGAGGTGACTCCGCACTCCGCCCCACAGCCCCGCCCGGCCCCGCCCCCGGAAACCCAGAGCTCTCAGGGTTCGCAGGGTCCCCGGAACGGCTGGACCGAGCGCCCGGCCCCGAACCCACCGCCGAGCGCCCGGCCGAGTCCCCCGCCGGCCTCGGCCTGGACCGAGGTCTCGCAGAACCAGCAACCGCCGGCCGGTCTGGCGTCCCCGGCCGCCCCGGAGTCGTCCGGCGGCGTCGGCCTGGCCACCCGTGAGACCACCCGTGAGGTCACCCAGGAGGCCCCGGTCCGTTCCGTCGGTGCGGCCGCGGCCCGGGCCGTAGCCGCGGCGGCCGCCGCCCGGGCGGCGGAGGGACAGACAGGCCCGAACCCGGTCGCGAAGCTGCAGGACAAGCGCGGCCAGACCGCCGCGCCGGACGACGAACACGCCATGCCGACCCCCGCGGCCTCGCCCTACGACGACATCCCGCCCGACCTGAACGAGCCGATGCGGGAGGACGAGGCCCCGCCGGACAGCAGCTGGTCACCGTCGCGGGGCGGCCGGCCGCAGAACCGGCCGGCCCCGGCCCCGCAGCCGGCGGACCCCGCCCCGGGCACCGTGAACGCCGCGGCCCGGGAGCGCAAGAACGTCGTCGACCTGGACGAGGACATGGGCGGCGACATGGGCGGCGAGGACCTGGACAACCCACCGCTGGTGGGCGTGCAGGCCATCGAGAAGCTGCTCGGCGGTCGTGTGATCGAGGAGCGGGACCTGTGA
- a CDS encoding type II toxin-antitoxin system VapB family antitoxin has protein sequence MIFKAVGEGRPYPDHGYSTSKQWSDVPPSQVRLDDLVTTKRTLDLDALLSEDSTFFGDLFAHVVQYQGELYLEDGLHRAVRAALHQRPVLHARVLVIDAQDGQVGAAPRG, from the coding sequence GTGATTTTCAAGGCAGTCGGCGAGGGCCGTCCGTATCCCGATCATGGGTACAGCACGTCCAAGCAGTGGTCCGACGTGCCGCCCAGTCAGGTCCGGCTGGACGACCTGGTCACCACCAAGCGCACCCTGGACCTAGATGCACTCCTGTCCGAGGACTCCACCTTTTTCGGTGATCTCTTCGCCCATGTCGTTCAGTACCAGGGCGAGCTTTACCTGGAAGATGGTCTGCATCGCGCGGTTCGTGCCGCGCTGCACCAGCGTCCCGTGCTGCACGCCCGGGTCCTGGTGATCGATGCTCAGGACGGCCAGGTGGGGGCTGCGCCCAGGGGCTGA
- a CDS encoding LytR C-terminal domain-containing protein, whose amino-acid sequence MGSSTHVPTREEKARRRRRRQSLTFTALFLGVLLAGVGALGNSLGWWVVTAPGRNRPACPEQSVSRPNQTSVNVYNGTDRRGLAGAVADELRRRKFHVVDVANAPDGAQTIAVTVRYGPGDRVLARTVARQFPGRVKLLPERRAHGDHSVDVVIGRRYKAMRERTQAAAAIAADPTPRGCRTPTGSSASTGRRPGPPSRARLSVVALNVIKRHQVVWNDTTERVDEQAGGRHVSEVRWVER is encoded by the coding sequence ATGGGGTCCAGCACGCATGTCCCGACCCGCGAGGAAAAGGCCCGGCGCCGACGCCGCCGGCAGAGCCTGACCTTCACCGCACTGTTCCTCGGCGTCCTGCTCGCCGGGGTGGGAGCACTCGGGAACTCCCTGGGCTGGTGGGTCGTCACCGCACCGGGACGCAACCGGCCGGCCTGCCCGGAACAGAGCGTCAGCCGACCGAACCAGACCTCGGTGAACGTCTATAACGGCACCGACCGGCGGGGCCTGGCCGGGGCGGTCGCCGACGAACTGCGCCGCCGGAAATTCCATGTGGTCGACGTCGCCAACGCCCCGGACGGGGCGCAGACGATCGCGGTCACCGTCAGGTACGGCCCCGGTGACCGGGTCCTGGCGCGCACCGTGGCCCGGCAGTTCCCGGGCCGGGTGAAACTGCTGCCGGAGCGGCGGGCCCACGGCGACCACTCCGTGGACGTGGTGATCGGCAGACGCTACAAGGCGATGCGGGAACGCACGCAGGCCGCCGCGGCGATCGCCGCCGATCCCACCCCGCGCGGCTGCCGGACCCCGACCGGTTCCTCCGCATCGACGGGACGGCGGCCCGGTCCGCCGTCCCGGGCAAGACTGTCGGTGGTGGCGCTTAATGTCATCAAACGTCATCAGGTGGTGTGGAACGACACCACCGAACGGGTTGATGAGCAGGCGGGGGGTCGCCATGTGTCTGAAGTGCGATGGGTGGAGCGATGA
- a CDS encoding DUF4262 domain-containing protein, which produces MCLKCDGWSDEAILEKSRSDIELHGWGYVHVEGDGGSPCLTYTVGMTRFHGHPELVVTGLDARQATTLLDDLADQIRCGLRLIAGDRLVEHCCDVHRLQLVGVDDPRRLVQAQEIYASAAGLVPALQVVYTDDQGHWPWEPDWAGGTWWQPLLGRPPHP; this is translated from the coding sequence ATGTGTCTGAAGTGCGATGGGTGGAGCGATGAGGCCATCCTGGAGAAGAGCCGGAGCGACATCGAGCTCCACGGCTGGGGATACGTGCATGTCGAGGGCGATGGCGGGAGCCCTTGCCTCACCTACACGGTGGGCATGACCCGCTTTCACGGGCATCCTGAACTGGTGGTCACCGGGCTGGATGCCCGGCAGGCCACCACACTGCTCGACGACCTCGCCGACCAGATCCGGTGCGGGCTCCGGCTGATCGCCGGCGATCGGCTGGTCGAACACTGCTGCGACGTCCACCGGCTCCAGCTGGTCGGGGTGGACGACCCGCGCCGGCTGGTGCAGGCCCAGGAGATCTACGCCAGTGCAGCCGGCCTGGTGCCGGCTCTGCAGGTGGTCTACACCGACGACCAGGGGCACTGGCCCTGGGAGCCCGACTGGGCCGGGGGTACCTGGTGGCAGCCACTGCTCGGCCGGCCACCGCACCCCTGA